The following nucleotide sequence is from Streptomyces sp. NBC_00237.
GGGCCGGAGGCAGGTCGCGGGGGCGGTCCCTGTGGATATCTCCGCCGTTCTGGGAAATGCCGTCACCCGATCCGGCCATTTGTTCAGCTGCCATGTCCCCCTGCTTCCCCGCCACGGACGTCCTGCCCCCATCCCAGGCTGTGCAGAACCGTTTGTCCACAGGCTGATGCCGCCTGTAGCCAAACTGCATCCACGACCGAACAATCGGTAGGTGAGACGCGCCACATTTCGGCTTCCGGCGCACTCGTGACCATTCCGCTCCTGTGGGTTCTTTACCCGCCGGGACGGGTTGTCCGCACCGCTCCCACGAGGAGGTGTTCGTCGTGACGATTCAAGAGATGCCGGGCAGCACGGCCTACCGGCCCAGCCCTGCCCCGGCCTGGCAGCCGCGTACCGACCCCGCGCCGCTGCTCCCCGACTCCGAGCCGTACCGCGTGCTCGGCACCGAGGCCGCCGCCGGGGCCGACCCCGCGCTGCTGCGCAGGCTGTACGCCGAGCTGGTGCGGGGCCGCAGGTACAACGCGCAGGCCACGGCACTCACCCGGCAGGGCCGTCTCGCGGTGTACCCCTCCAGCACCGGACAGGAGGCGTGCGAGGTCACCGCCGCCATGGTGCTGCGCGAACAGGACTGGCTGTTTCCCTCGTACCGCGACACCCTCGCCGTCGTGGCGCGCGGCCTGGACCCCGTCCAGGCGCTGACGCTGCTGCGCGGTGACTGGCACACCGGCTACGACCCCCGCGAGACCCGCATAGCCCCCCTGTGCACGCCCCTGGCCACCCAGCTGCCGCACGCGGTGGGCCTCGCCCACGCGGCCCGCCTCAAGGGCGACGACGTGGTCGCGCTCGCCATGGTCGGCGACGGCGGCACCAGCGAGGGCGACTTCCACGAGGCGCTGAACTTCGCCGCCGTCTGGCAGGCCCCGGTCGTCTTCCTCGTGCAGAACAACGGCTTCGCCATCTCCGTGCCGCTCGCCAAGCAGACCGCCGCCCCCTCCCTCGCCCACAAGGCCGTCGGATACGGAATGCCGGGCAGGCTGGTCGACGGCAACGACGCGGCGGCCATGCACGAGGTGCTCACCGAGGCCGTCGAGCGTGCCCGGCGCGGCGGCGGTCCCACGCTGATCGAGGCCGTCACCTACCGCATGGAAGCCCACACCAACGCCGACGACGCCACCCGCTACCGCGGTGACTCCGAGGTGGACGCCTGGCGGGCCCACGACCCGATCGCCCTGCTGGAGCGGGAGCTGACGACGCGCGGACTGCTCGACGACGACGGCATACGGGAGGCCAAGGAGGCAGCCGAGACCATGGCCGCCGACCTGCGCGCCGGGATGAACGCGGAGCCGGTGCTCGACCCGATGGACTTGTTCACCCACGTCTACGCGGAGCGCACCGAGCAGCTCCGCGAGCAGGAGGCCCAGTTGCGGGCAGAGCTGCAAGCGGAAGCAGACGCGGAAGCATCTCCAGAAGCGGAGGACGGGCGATGAGCAGCACCACCGTGGCCCCCGGTACGAAGAAGACGGCCGCGAAGCCCGCGAGCATGGCCCAGGCCCTCCAGCGAGCCCTGCGCGACGCGATGGCCGAGGACCCGACCGTGCACGTCATGGGCGAGGACGTCGGCGCGCTCGGCGGCGTCTTCCGCATCACCGACGGGCTGGTCAAGGAATTCGGCGAGGACCGCTGCACGGACACTCCGCTCGCCGAGGCGGGCATACTCGGTGCGGCCGTCGGCATGGCGATGTACGGGCTGCGGCCGGTCGTGGAGATGCAGTTCGACGCGTTCGCCTACCCGGCGTTCGAGCAGCTCGCCAGCCACGTCGCCAAGATGCGCAACCGCACGCGCGGTGCCCTCCCCATGCCGCTCACGATCCGGATTCCGTACGGCGGGGGCATCGGCGGCGTCGAGCACCACAGCGACTCCTCCGAGGCGTACTACATGGCCACGCCGGGGCTGCACGTCGTCACTCCGGCGACCGTCGAGGACGCGTACGGCATGCTGCGCGAGGCCATCGCCTCCGACGACCCGGTCGTCTTCCTGGAGCCCAAGCGGCTGTACTGGTCCAAGGCCGACTGGAAGCCGGACGCCCCGGCAACCGTCGCCCCGATAGGCAAGGCGGTCGTCCGCCGTCCCGGCCGCAGCGCCACCCTGATCACGTACGGGCCGTCCCTGCCGGTTTGCCTGGAGGCCGCGGAGGCGGCGACGGCGGAGGGCTGGGACCTGGAGGTCGTCGACCTGCGCACGCTGGTGCCGTTCGACGACGAGACGGTGGCCGCGTCGGTGCGGCGCACCGGGCGCGCGGTCGTGGTGCACGAGTCCGCCGGGTTCGGCGGACCCGGCGGCGAGATAGCCGCCCGGATCACCGAGCGCTGCTTCCACCACCTGGAGGCCCCCGTGCTGCGCGTGGCCGGGCTGGACGTGCCGTACCCGCCGCCGATGCTGGAGCGCCACCACCTGCCCGGCGTGGACCGGGTACTGGACGCGGTCGCCCGGCTCCAGTGGGAGGACTAGAGATGGCGCACTCTTCTGGAATGGCGAGTCTGGAGTTCAAGCTGCCGGACCTCGGTGAGGGGCTGACCGAGGCGGAGATCGTGCGCTGGCTGGTGAAGGTCGGCGACGTCGTCGCCGTCGACCAGCCAGTGGTCGAGGTCGAGACGGCCAAGGCCATGGTCGAGGTGCCGTGCCCGTACGGGGGCGTGGTCACCGCGCGCTTCGGCGAGGAGGGGACGGAGCTGCCCGTCGGGTCGCCGCTGCTGACGGTGGCGGTGGGCGCGGACGCGTCGGCCGACGCCCCCTCGGCGAACGGCGCCGACACCGATTCCGGTTCGGGGAACGTCCTGGTCGGGTACGGCACGACGGCCCCGGCTGCGCGTCGGCGCAGGGTGCGGCCCGGGGGGATGAGCCCTGCCACGGCTACCGCCGCACCGGTGGCGGCAACGCCTGTCGCGGCTGTCCCGGCTGCGGCTGCCCCGGCTTCCGGCGCGGTGGTCTCCACTGCGATGCCCACTCCCGCCGCGCCCGCAGCTCCGGTGCCGTCCGCCGGTTCCGTGCCGGTGATCTCTCCTCTCGTACGGCGACTGGCCCGCGAGAACGGTCTCGATCTGTGGCAGCTGAGCGGGTCGGGGCCGGACGGGCTCATCCTCCGCGGCGATGTGGAGCAGGCACTCCGCGCGCCAGAGCCCGCCCCAGCCGCTCTCATCGCACCGGCCGTCCCGGCGACCGGAACTCCCGCGCCCGTTACGCGCATCCCCCTCAAGGGCGTGCGCGGAGCCGTCGCCGACAAGCTGTCCCGCAGCCGCCGCGAGATACCCGACGCCACCTGCTGGGTGGACGCCGACGCGACCGAGCTGATGGCCGCCCGCGCCGCCATGAACAGCGTCGGCACCGGTGCCAAGGTGTCGGTCCTGGCGCTGCTCGCCCGCATCTGCACGGCGGCTCTGGCCCGCTTCCCCGAGCTCAACTCCACCGTGGACACCGAGGCCCGCGAGGTCGTCCGGCTGTCCGAGGTGCATCTGGGGTTCGCCGCCCAGACCGAGCGCGGTCTCGTCGTTCCGGTCGTCCGCGACGCGCACACGCGCAGCGTGGACTCCCTGGGCGAGGAGCTCGTACGGCTCACCGACGCGGCCAGGGCAGGCAGGCTCACCCCGGCCCAGCTCACCGGCGGCACGTTCACCCTGAACAACTACGGGGTGTTCGGCGTCGACGGCTCCACGCCGATCATCAACCACCCCGAGGCGGCCATGCTCGGCGTCGGTCGCATCGTGCCGAAGCCGTGGGTGCACGAGGGACAGCTGGCGGTGCGCCAGGTCGTCCAGTTGTCGCTGACCTTCGACCACCGGGTCTGCGACGGCGGCACCGCGGGCGGCTTCCTGCGGTACGTCGCCGACTGCGTCGAGCACCCGGCGGTGCTGCTGCGCAGCCTCTGAGGCCCCAAGGCTCAAGGCCCCGACTGCCCGGGGAGCGTCGCGCCGCTCCGGACGTCCCCTCGCCGACGGCGGGCGAGGGGGCCCGGCCATACTTCGGGGCATGACTGCCCATGCGTATGACGCCGTCGTGCTGTCCGGGGGCGCCGGGCGGCGGCTCGGCCGAGTCGACAAGGCCACCGTGCGGGTCGGCGGCCGGAC
It contains:
- a CDS encoding dihydrolipoamide acetyltransferase family protein — encoded protein: MASLEFKLPDLGEGLTEAEIVRWLVKVGDVVAVDQPVVEVETAKAMVEVPCPYGGVVTARFGEEGTELPVGSPLLTVAVGADASADAPSANGADTDSGSGNVLVGYGTTAPAARRRRVRPGGMSPATATAAPVAATPVAAVPAAAAPASGAVVSTAMPTPAAPAAPVPSAGSVPVISPLVRRLARENGLDLWQLSGSGPDGLILRGDVEQALRAPEPAPAALIAPAVPATGTPAPVTRIPLKGVRGAVADKLSRSRREIPDATCWVDADATELMAARAAMNSVGTGAKVSVLALLARICTAALARFPELNSTVDTEAREVVRLSEVHLGFAAQTERGLVVPVVRDAHTRSVDSLGEELVRLTDAARAGRLTPAQLTGGTFTLNNYGVFGVDGSTPIINHPEAAMLGVGRIVPKPWVHEGQLAVRQVVQLSLTFDHRVCDGGTAGGFLRYVADCVEHPAVLLRSL
- the pdhA gene encoding pyruvate dehydrogenase (acetyl-transferring) E1 component subunit alpha; translation: MTIQEMPGSTAYRPSPAPAWQPRTDPAPLLPDSEPYRVLGTEAAAGADPALLRRLYAELVRGRRYNAQATALTRQGRLAVYPSSTGQEACEVTAAMVLREQDWLFPSYRDTLAVVARGLDPVQALTLLRGDWHTGYDPRETRIAPLCTPLATQLPHAVGLAHAARLKGDDVVALAMVGDGGTSEGDFHEALNFAAVWQAPVVFLVQNNGFAISVPLAKQTAAPSLAHKAVGYGMPGRLVDGNDAAAMHEVLTEAVERARRGGGPTLIEAVTYRMEAHTNADDATRYRGDSEVDAWRAHDPIALLERELTTRGLLDDDGIREAKEAAETMAADLRAGMNAEPVLDPMDLFTHVYAERTEQLREQEAQLRAELQAEADAEASPEAEDGR
- a CDS encoding alpha-ketoacid dehydrogenase subunit beta, coding for MSSTTVAPGTKKTAAKPASMAQALQRALRDAMAEDPTVHVMGEDVGALGGVFRITDGLVKEFGEDRCTDTPLAEAGILGAAVGMAMYGLRPVVEMQFDAFAYPAFEQLASHVAKMRNRTRGALPMPLTIRIPYGGGIGGVEHHSDSSEAYYMATPGLHVVTPATVEDAYGMLREAIASDDPVVFLEPKRLYWSKADWKPDAPATVAPIGKAVVRRPGRSATLITYGPSLPVCLEAAEAATAEGWDLEVVDLRTLVPFDDETVAASVRRTGRAVVVHESAGFGGPGGEIAARITERCFHHLEAPVLRVAGLDVPYPPPMLERHHLPGVDRVLDAVARLQWED